A window from Candidatus Omnitrophota bacterium encodes these proteins:
- a CDS encoding PD40 domain-containing protein, with translation MLNAGYFRQPTIAGDTVVFVCEDDLWSVPAQGGTALRLTSNLGDVSRPALSRDGKHLAFTSLEEGHPEVYCMPAGGGPAQRITYLGADSQVRDWTPDGKILFVSTAGQAFAKVYRPHTVAPEGGPSHVLPWGPANDVGFAPGNGGVVLGRNTADPARWKRYRGGTAGKLWVDPKGSGDFRPLMAELNGNLASPLWVGGRIYFLSDHEGVGNLYSCTPEGSDLQRHTDHNEYYARLASTDGQRIV, from the coding sequence ATGTTAAACGCTGGATATTTTAGACAGCCGACCATTGCCGGGGACACAGTGGTTTTTGTCTGCGAGGACGACCTATGGTCCGTGCCCGCACAAGGCGGGACAGCCCTGCGGCTCACCTCGAACCTCGGCGACGTGAGCCGGCCCGCGCTTTCGCGCGACGGGAAGCATTTGGCCTTCACCAGTCTGGAGGAGGGGCATCCCGAGGTCTATTGCATGCCGGCGGGGGGCGGCCCGGCCCAGCGCATCACCTATTTGGGGGCGGATTCCCAGGTGCGCGATTGGACTCCGGACGGCAAGATTCTGTTTGTGAGCACGGCGGGCCAGGCCTTTGCCAAGGTCTACAGGCCGCACACAGTGGCCCCGGAGGGTGGGCCGTCCCATGTCCTGCCTTGGGGGCCAGCCAATGACGTGGGCTTTGCTCCGGGCAACGGGGGTGTGGTTTTGGGCCGCAACACTGCGGACCCGGCCCGCTGGAAGCGCTACCGGGGCGGTACGGCGGGCAAGCTTTGGGTGGATCCCAAGGGCAGCGGGGATTTCCGGCCGCTCATGGCGGAGCTCAATGGCAACCTGGCCAGTCCCCTATGGGTGGGCGGGCGCATTTATTTTCTTTCGGATCATGAAGGCGTGGGCAACCTTTATTCCTGTACGCCGGAGGGTTCGGATTTGCAACGCCACACGGATCACAACGAATACTATGCGCGCCTGGCTTCCACGGACGGTCAGCGCATTGT